GACAGGTGACCCGGGCAATTCCATGGTCTCCAGGGGCCCTGCCACTCTGGCCACGTGTCCCTGTCACAGCCCTGAAACCCCTTCAAGCCCCTGTTCTCCTGTCTCAGTTCCAGTCCAGGCCCCTCCTCCATGGGGAAGGTTGGCTCCATGCCTGCATCCCTTCTGGGTCAGAAGACCCCTACTGGGCTGCCTCAGGGCCACTGGGGCCCTGGGCTCCCCCCAGTCACCTCCACTCtgcgcccctccccccaccccgcctccaccCTAGACCCGGGAGCATCCTCAGGGTTGTCTCCTCCCAGGGGTCCAGCAGGGGCCTCCTCTTTCAGCTCCTGCCCTTTAAAGAGGGTGATCATCCATCCATTCCCATCCCCTCCCTGGATACCCTGAAAGGCCCCCATCAGCATCAAACACAGCATCCTTGTTCATTTCTAATCCCTTCTTCTCAGCTTGGAAGCTGCTAATCAGTCTCCCAGGCCAGGAGAATCCTCACAGGTAGGACTACTCCTAAATCTTTCCAGACTCCCATCTGGATGGCAGCTTTGGAGTTTCAGAGCCAAACATTATGTTAATTTATTCTGTGTTTCCTCCATGACGCCCCACCTTGGAGTCATGCTGGGTTGAAGTCTCCCCTCCCCAGTAGGCAAGGGTCACATGTGATGGCAAAATTGGGAGAGGGGATTCAGAACAGTCCTTACTTCCCACATCATCTTGTCCCCATGGTCTTGCTCTCACCCCATGGCTCCTCCCTGTTCACTTCTGaagctgccctcctccaggtgaggcTGTGTCCCCTCAGATGGCAGCTCCTTCAAGTGATGGCTGTAGGGAGGATAGGTCCAGGGCACGTGTGTCTCCAAGTTGCTGTGGAAGGAGGCCATGGCTCCAAAGGTGTGTCAGGTCTCAAAGCTCCGAGCTTTGGTCCTGGGCTCCCGCCCACGGTCCTGATGACATGTGGGTTGTAGAGCAAAGTGCTCAAACCATGGCTTTGGTGTTTTTATCTGGGTTCTCACTCCTAACCTTTGACCTTGGGGAAGGTACCTGAGTGTCTCAGCTAACTCTCATCGATACATGGGAGTAGCAGTAGAATCCACAGTCCTTTATCTTTATCTATGGGCTCAGATATTCTCTAGAGCTCATAATTTTTCAGCTTCAGACAGATGACCAGATAGTTCTCTATAGAACATAGCATCACCCCAGAGTCTGAAAGCACCTTCTAATGAAACACATTAGTGTTTCAGCACTGCAGTTTGGAACATTAACAGTAAATGATGTAAATAATGACCATAAATTGTCCCATGTTCATTTTGATCAAATTTGCttaccaaataatttttttttaatctttttcaattTGGAGAGACTTGAAATTTTCAGATTGTATATAAGGACCATTTTGCCTTGGGCCCCCATAGATAATGGCACGCAGCACAAGAGGTCCAAAACGTTAATGGTTTGTGGTCAGACCTAACCCAGTAGAAGGTTTGGGATAACACAGGTCTCCTGACAATGTCAAGGGTGATGGGTGGGGAATGTAATTCTGGAGCGGTTGTTCTGGTATCCCAGGCGTCTGAGCCACTGGTTCTAACTCCACAGATCCTGGGCCTCAGCCATCACAGGACTCTGAGCCTTTTCCAGGAATCTGATTTAATTCACCTCCAGAGCCGGATCTTTCTCTGATGGGTCCTCAGGGAAGACCACCGCTGTGTTGGTGACTATGACCTGCTTGACCATCACAACACCATGTTCTTCAGGGTGACATCTCGAGACAAGGTGCCTTGGACATTATGTGTTGCCTCCTCCGCCTGCCGCAGCTCTTCTGTACCTGCATGGCCTTCTCCCTCGTGGTCGACATGGGCATCCTGAGGGGGGCCGTAGGTAACTGGTCCATGTCCATGTGGTGCTTATGTTTTGCCATGACCCTCATCATCTCCATTGTAGAGCTGTGTAAGCTCCAGTCCCACTTTCCTTTCTTCTGGTACAACTTACCCATCATCTACACCTGCTACGCTGCCCTCCTCTGCCTCTCGGCCTTCATCATCTATGCCACCACTCATGTCCATTTCCTGCCTTATGGCCCTTACCGGGACCGAGCCATCATGGCCACTGCATTCTCCTGTGTTGCTTCTATATTTTATGCCATGGAAGTGGCCTGCTCATGGCAGTACTATGAGCTCAGTGAGATCCCCTGCTATGTGCACACCATGCCAGGCCTACTAAAAGTGCTGGAGACCTTTGTGGCCTATCTCATCTTCGAATTCCTTAGCCACACCTCCCTGTACCTGCACGAGCCAGCCCTGGAGTGGTGCGTGGCCATGTACTCCATCTGCTTCTTCCCAGCAGCCCTGACCATCCTGGGGAAGCTGGCTGAATGGAAATACAGGCTGCCTGTGACTGTCCCCATTTTCCAGTTTTTGCTGACCCTGCtctctgtcctcctctgtgaCAGCACTCTGGTCCTCTGGCTGCTCTACCAGTTCAATGAGAAGTTTGGCGGGCAGCCCCAGCAATCCAATTATATGGACTGTATCGATGGGCTCACCTATTACATTTGCACCTGGGATGAGGAACTGGCTGTGGCTGTCCTGACAGCCCTCAACCTGCTGATATACGTGGCTGACCTGGTGTACTGGGCCCGCCAGGTTTCTGTAGGGACTGAAGATTAGCCTGGGGACTCCTGAGCCTCTCTGATTACCAGATGCATATTTACCAAGCTCTGATGTCTtcttgtctcttctctctccctactCACATCCTTCCCCATTCATCTCActctcttttttgtttccttttctccttctgttctGTCTCCTTCCTGTTTTGTGTGGTTGCCCTCATCctgttttgcctcttttttttttttttgcttctctcatcttctctaaattttctgtttttttgctcTTTTCTGGTTATccttggttttcttatctcttgtgtACTGACCAcctcttcccattttccttgTCCTGATTAGAGCAGCCTGGCATGAATGAAACTCCCACTGTAGATCTCACTTGAAAATAAGACAGGAAATATTGGAAATAACCCAGGTGTTCATCTTTAGGATGCAAGTTAATAAACCATGGCATAGTGCAAGAGGGAATCTTTTCCAACAATGATAAGTAAATATCTCTAGGATATGTGATATAAAAAGTAGTAAGATACAGGCTGGGTGATTCAAGATGacggagtagaaggatgtgtgctcatctcctcctctgACAGCATGAAAATTGCAACtaactgttgaacaaccatcaacaggaggatgTTAGAACCCACCAAAAAAGGATATCCCAAATCCAAAGACAAGGAAGAACCTGCAGTGACATGGTAGAAGGGGCACAATCGTGATAAAATCACACCCCATACCTgctgggtgggtgacccacaaactggagaacaataatactaaagaagttctcccactgttatGAAGGTTCTGAGTCCCATGTCAgggttcccagcctggggatctgaaAAAGGGACTATGAATCCCcaaggaatttgactttgaaggccagcaggatttgattataggacttccaaGGACTAGAGGAAACAAAGGAGGTTTTGGAGatcacaaacaaaatcttgcatgCACCATGACCCAGGCgaaaggagcagtgacaccacaagagactgaaccagacctccTCTTAGTGTTGGAGGGTCTTCCGTGGAGGGTGGTTTGGCAGTGGCTTGCCATGGGGACAGGGGCATGGGAGCAGGAATCCTTGAAGGTGCCCcttggcataaaccctcttggaggtcaccattagccctaccatagagTTGACAGACCCAAGGGCTGGATTGCCTCAgaccaaacaactaacagggagagCACTACCCCACCCATCAACAAATATGTGGATCAAAGTTTTGctaagcatggccctgcccaccagaaaaAGACCCAGCTTTTCCCtccaccagtccctcccatcaggaagcttcctcaatcctcttagcctcatccaccagagggcagacagaggaaGCAAGAAGAACACTAATTCCACAGCAgctagaatgaaaaccacatcacagaaagttaatcagaatgaaaaagcagagggtTATGTCCTATAAGaaaggacaagataaaaccccagaaaaacaactaaatgaagtagagataggcaaccttccagaaaaagaattcagaataatgatagtgaagaagATCCAGGACCTCAGAAAaccaatggagaagatgcaagaaatgtttgccaaagacctagaagaactaaagaacaaacagagatgaacattacactgctgctgctgctaagtcgctcagtcgtgtccgactctgtgcgaccccatagacggcagcccaccagctcccccgtccctgggattctccaggcaagaacactggagtgggttgccatttccttctccaatgcatgaaactgaaaagtgaaagtgaagtcgctcagtcatgtccgactcttagcgaccccatggactgcagcccaccaggctcctcc
The nucleotide sequence above comes from Bubalus kerabau isolate K-KA32 ecotype Philippines breed swamp buffalo chromosome 19, PCC_UOA_SB_1v2, whole genome shotgun sequence. Encoded proteins:
- the LOC129634341 gene encoding myeloid-associated differentiation marker-like, translating into MCCLLRLPQLFCTCMAFSLVVDMGILRGAVGNWSMSMWCLCFAMTLIISIVELCKLQSHFPFFWYNLPIIYTCYAALLCLSAFIIYATTHVHFLPYGPYRDRAIMATAFSCVASIFYAMEVACSWQYYELSEIPCYVHTMPGLLKVLETFVAYLIFEFLSHTSLYLHEPALEWCVAMYSICFFPAALTILGKLAEWKYRLPVTVPIFQFLLTLLSVLLCDSTLVLWLLYQFNEKFGGQPQQSNYMDCIDGLTYYICTWDEELAVAVLTALNLLIYVADLVYWARQVSVGTED